DNA from Armatimonadota bacterium:
CGCGGCGCTGATCGAGACGGTGGAGAGGCTGAAGTAGGGGGAGACGAGCTGCCGCGAGGAGCATTGACCGCGAGTGAACGGAGGGTTGCCGATGGGATCGTCAGAAGCGGCACTGGCTGACATTCGGGACCGGATTGTGGCGCGCTTTCGGCCTCGCAGGATCGTGCTCTTCGGCAGCCACGCCCGTGCGGAAGCCGACGAGGAGAGTGACTTTGATATCCTCGTGGAGATGGACAGCGACAAACCGCCGCCTGAGCGGAGCGTGGAGGTCAATCTGGCGCTAATGCCGCGGGACTACGCGCTGGACGTCCTTGTCTACACGCCCGCGGAAGTCAGACTGCTCAGGCGGCGCGCCGGGTCTTTCTTGCGGCAGATCGAGGCGGAAGGGAGGGTCCTGTATGACAGGGCCGGCTCCTCCTCCGAGTGAAGCCTGGTTGTCAAAGGCGCGCAATGATTTGCTCGCGATCGCCAACAACCTCCGCGCTGACGAGACGCCCTGGGACGTTGTTTGTTTCCACAGCCAGCAGGCCGCAGAGAAGGCCCTCAAGGCGGTTCTTGCAGCGTCCGGACAGATGCCCCCGCGCAGCCATGACTGCGCCCATCTCCTGGGGCTTTGCCCACCTGAGGCGGGGCTTCCGGCCACCCTTGCGCAGCCATGTGCGGAGCTTACGGGCTATGCCGTGATGGTCCGCTATCCGGCCGATCTCTACGAGCCCGATGCAGAAGCCGCAGTGAGAATGGTGCGCAATGCCCGGGAGGTCGTGCATTCCGTGCTTGCAGCGCTGGGCCTAGACTTGAGTGACCCCCTGGATCCTGTCCTGGGAGCCTACGCGGCCAATATCGGGGAATGCGGTGACATGACAGAGAGAGGCCCGGACGCGCACGGGCAGA
Protein-coding regions in this window:
- a CDS encoding HEPN domain-containing protein, which gives rise to MTGPAPPPSEAWLSKARNDLLAIANNLRADETPWDVVCFHSQQAAEKALKAVLAASGQMPPRSHDCAHLLGLCPPEAGLPATLAQPCAELTGYAVMVRYPADLYEPDAEAAVRMVRNAREVVHSVLAALGLDLSDPLDPVLGAYAANIGECGDMTERGPDAHGQT
- a CDS encoding nucleotidyltransferase domain-containing protein, with the translated sequence MGSSEAALADIRDRIVARFRPRRIVLFGSHARAEADEESDFDILVEMDSDKPPPERSVEVNLALMPRDYALDVLVYTPAEVRLLRRRAGSFLRQIEAEGRVLYDRAGSSSE